Below is a genomic region from Ammonifex degensii KC4.
GACTGGCCCGAGAGGCTCACCCGCTTTTACACCTTCTACCTGGGAGCGGAGGAGGGGAGCGAGGAGGCACTGGCCACTTTTATCCCGCCGCGCGAGGCCATAAGCGGCTTTTACGCTTTTCAAGAGGCGGTGGAGCGAGGGGAGTTTGCCCAGGCGCGGGCCTTTAAAGGGCAGATAGTAGGCCCTTTGACCGTAGGCTTTCAACTCACCGATGCGGCCGGACGCCCGGCCTACTACGACCCGGAGCTGCGGGAGCTTATCTTACGCACCCTGCAGCTGGCGGCCAGGTGGCAGGCCAGGGAGCTCAAGCGCTGGGGCAGGCCGGTGACGATCTTCATAGACGAGCCGGGCGTAAGCATTTACGGCCAGTCCACCTACATAACCGTCACCCGGGAGCAGATAATGGCCGATATGGGGGCCCTGGTCGCGGCGCTCAAGGAGGAAGGGGTTTACGTGGGGGTGCATTCTTGTGCGGCGGTGGACTGGAGCTTGCTCCTGTCACTCCCCATAGACATCCTGAGCTTCGACGCCTACGGCTACTTTTCTTCCCTTTTCCCCTTCCGCCGGGAACTGGCTGATTTCTTGGAGCGGGGAGGGGTTCTGGCCTGGGGGATAGTACCCACCAGCGAAAAAGCCTGGGAGGAAGACCTCTCCTCTTTGCGCCGGCGGCTGGAGGAAGATTGGGCGCAACTGGTGGACAAGGGAATTCCGGAGAAGATCTTGCGGGAGCAGTGGCTGATAACGCCCAGCTGCGGCACGGGGCTCTTGCCCGAGGATCTGGCCGAGCACATCTACGCCCTGACCAGCACCCTAGCAGCTTCCCTAGGGGGATAAAATGGGCCTGGTCGACTATCACGTGCACACCGCGCGCTGTGGGCATGCCGTGGGCAAGGTGGGTGAGTACCTGCGGCAGGCGGAGAGGATGGGGCTTAAAGAGCTGGGCTTTGCCGATCATTTGCCCCTTTATTTCCTCCCACCGGAAAAAAGGGACCCGGGGCTGGCCATGCCGCAGACCCAGCTCGGCGAGTACGTGGCGGAGATCACAGGGCTTAAGGGGAAGTCGACGGTAGAAGTAAAGCTGGGCATCGAGGCCGACTACGTCCCCGGTCGGGAAGAGGAGCTTAGAAGGCTTCTTTCTGCCTATCCTTTCGATTACGTGCTGGGCTCGATACATTTCCTTGACGGCTGGGGTTTTGATAATCCGGCGGAGATCGAGGGGTACCGAGGCAAGGACCTTGACCTTTTATACGAGCGGTACTTTTCTTTAGTGCAAAGGCTGGCCAGCAGCCGGCTTTTCGATATCGTGGCTCATCCTGACCTCATAAAGAAGTTCGGTTTCTTACCCAGCCGCAACCTGAAGCTCCTTTATGAAGAAACAGTGAAGGCCATAGCCGCGGCCGACCTGGCAGTGGAGGTGAACACGGCGGGGCTGCGCCACCCGGTAAAAGAGATCTACCCGGCGGTGGAGTTCCTTTCCCTCTGCCGGCGCTACCGGGTGCCGGTGACTTTGGGCTCGGACGCTCACCGGCCCGAGGACGTGGGGCGCGACTTCGACCGGGCGCTAGATCTCCTGCGGGGGGTGGGCTATTATGAGGTGGCAATCTTCACCTCCCGGAAACGGCACTCTTACCGGGTGCTTATTTAAATTTTCCCTGAGGGCTAGCGGTTGGGGGGAGAGGAAGGTATAATTATCAGCGTTATAGGGGTATTCATTTCACAAACGTCGAAGGGGAGTGTGGGAAGAAGTGGCACCGGGCTTGCCTACGCCCAAAAAGTACTTCGTGACCGCCGGAGCCGCCGAAGGATCGACGCCGCTAAACGCTTTCGATAACGCGCTGCTGGCGGCCCGCATCGGTAACGTGAACCTCATCCGGGTTTCCAGCATCCTTCCGCCGGGAACCGAGTACGATCCCGATCTGGAACTTCCTCCGGGGGCGCTGGTTCCCACGGCTTATGGCTACATCATCTCCACCACCCCGGGGGAGATAATCTCCGCCGCCTGCGGGGTAGGGATTTCGCGGGAAAGCTTCGGGGTGATCATGGAGTTTTCCGGCAAGTGCACCGCCCAGGAGGCCAGGGCCCAGATCGAGAGCATGATAAGGGAAGCATTTGCCCGCCGGGGCATGGAACTGGTGGACAT
It encodes:
- a CDS encoding histidinol-phosphatase, whose product is MGLVDYHVHTARCGHAVGKVGEYLRQAERMGLKELGFADHLPLYFLPPEKRDPGLAMPQTQLGEYVAEITGLKGKSTVEVKLGIEADYVPGREEELRRLLSAYPFDYVLGSIHFLDGWGFDNPAEIEGYRGKDLDLLYERYFSLVQRLASSRLFDIVAHPDLIKKFGFLPSRNLKLLYEETVKAIAAADLAVEVNTAGLRHPVKEIYPAVEFLSLCRRYRVPVTLGSDAHRPEDVGRDFDRALDLLRGVGYYEVAIFTSRKRHSYRVLI
- a CDS encoding pyruvoyl-dependent arginine decarboxylase; amino-acid sequence: MAPGLPTPKKYFVTAGAAEGSTPLNAFDNALLAARIGNVNLIRVSSILPPGTEYDPDLELPPGALVPTAYGYIISTTPGEIISAACGVGISRESFGVIMEFSGKCTAQEARAQIESMIREAFARRGMELVDMKIEAVEHEVKRIACALAAVPLWY